In Methanobacterium paludis, the following proteins share a genomic window:
- a CDS encoding triphosphoribosyl-dephospho-CoA synthase, with protein MDPNFVAKTAQIASVLEVSGHPKPGNVHRTHDFDDMVFEDFLISGVVIGDTMKKAAKIGLKYKDNPESFHKIKLGKLIKTAVIETNKWIANNTNLGIVMLLTPISAAAGMIGSLEDLNEDTDKSCSNSSKNCSNNSIGKGCSKETDITNLRKNIGLIMDSTTSDDAVNLYDAINIADAGGMGERDELDVGSDAAKDELIEKDINMFDVLDISAEWDMLSYELTNKMPVTFETGFPVFRSVKSDYDINKATVQTFLTILSKYPDTLISRKYGEEKAKAVSKGAQAVLNNGGILADGLGLVERFDDKLVKNKLNPGTTADLTASSIMVALLDEFEIYNRVI; from the coding sequence GTGGATCCAAATTTTGTTGCAAAAACAGCTCAAATTGCATCGGTTCTTGAAGTTAGTGGACATCCAAAGCCGGGAAACGTACATAGGACCCATGATTTTGATGATATGGTCTTTGAAGACTTTCTTATAAGTGGCGTTGTAATTGGAGATACAATGAAAAAAGCCGCAAAAATAGGGCTTAAATACAAAGATAATCCTGAATCTTTCCATAAAATTAAATTAGGAAAACTTATAAAAACCGCAGTTATTGAAACCAACAAATGGATTGCAAACAACACAAATCTTGGTATTGTGATGCTCCTTACACCAATATCAGCTGCAGCAGGAATGATTGGTAGTTTAGAAGATTTAAACGAAGACACTGATAAAAGCTGTTCAAATAGCAGTAAAAACTGCTCAAATAATAGCATTGGTAAAGGCTGTTCAAAAGAGACAGATATAACTAATTTAAGGAAAAATATCGGTTTAATAATGGATTCAACAACCTCCGATGATGCTGTAAACCTCTATGATGCCATAAATATTGCTGATGCTGGTGGAATGGGCGAACGGGATGAACTTGACGTTGGAAGTGATGCTGCAAAAGACGAGCTCATTGAAAAGGACATCAACATGTTTGATGTTCTCGATATATCCGCCGAGTGGGATATGCTCTCATACGAACTTACAAACAAAATGCCAGTAACATTTGAAACGGGCTTTCCAGTTTTCAGGTCCGTTAAATCTGATTATGATATAAACAAGGCCACAGTTCAAACATTTCTCACCATACTATCAAAATATCCGGACACTCTTATCTCCAGAAAATACGGTGAAGAGAAAGCAAAAGCTGTTTCAAAGGGTGCACAAGCTGTGCTGAATAACGGGGGAATTTTAGCAGATGGGCTTGGACTCGTTGAAAGATTTGATGATAAACTCGTAAAAAACAAATTAAATCCTGGCACAACAGCCGATTTAACAGCTTCATCAATAATGGTGGCCCTTCTGGATGAATTTGAAATTTATAATCGGGTTATATAA
- the pheS gene encoding phenylalanine--tRNA ligase subunit alpha: MQLQKIINELHIYEKKILKVLEASDGEVSPEDVCEAQDMNIKSVMSSAGSLASKDIIEVQKDVEEFVDLTDIGREYAADGLPEKRMLKALNEYETIHMKDMAQKSGVDPAEVKIAIGWLLKKHWATIDKGNIIITEEGRNAVSLEDNDEVLLKLILERGQLPIEDLSQDLKTSFKNLKKRKNIIKINKKTTHTLKITGKGKELLDIGIELKEEATQLTHEQLKTGSWKSLHYRGYDINAEHPETFPGKIHPLQTIIDEIRGIFLNMGFTEASGNILESAFWNFDCLFQPQDHAAREMQDTFYVKNPQNAKLPSDELVRRVSRVHENGGDTGSEGWQYPWNIDVARQSVLRTHTTCVSARYLAENKPPLKMFSIGRVFRRETINYKHLPEFHQVEGIVAGEDINFKNLLGILKEFYRKLGFKVRFRPAYFPYTYLSTECEIYLPEKKSWIELGGSGMFRPEVLEPLGIETPALAFGLGIERLAMIRYGISDIRMLYKSDIGWLRRLPVVQGVKLD; encoded by the coding sequence ATGCAGCTTCAAAAAATTATCAATGAATTACACATTTACGAAAAAAAAATATTAAAGGTTCTTGAAGCTTCAGATGGTGAAGTATCACCTGAGGACGTTTGTGAAGCTCAAGATATGAATATCAAATCTGTGATGAGTTCGGCAGGTTCTCTGGCCTCAAAGGATATTATAGAAGTCCAGAAGGATGTTGAGGAGTTTGTAGATCTGACTGATATTGGCAGAGAATATGCAGCAGATGGACTGCCTGAAAAGAGAATGTTGAAAGCCTTAAATGAATATGAAACAATTCATATGAAGGATATGGCTCAAAAATCAGGTGTTGATCCAGCTGAAGTTAAAATAGCAATTGGATGGCTTCTTAAAAAACATTGGGCCACAATTGACAAGGGAAATATTATCATAACTGAGGAAGGCAGGAATGCTGTATCATTGGAGGACAATGACGAGGTCCTTTTAAAACTCATCCTTGAAAGGGGACAGCTGCCAATTGAAGATCTCTCACAGGATCTTAAAACATCTTTCAAAAACCTAAAGAAGAGAAAAAACATCATAAAGATTAATAAAAAAACCACCCACACCCTGAAAATAACAGGAAAAGGAAAAGAACTTCTTGATATTGGTATTGAACTGAAAGAAGAAGCAACTCAGCTCACACATGAGCAGTTGAAAACAGGGTCATGGAAATCACTGCATTACAGGGGTTACGATATAAATGCAGAGCATCCTGAGACATTTCCGGGCAAGATACATCCACTTCAAACGATAATTGATGAGATAAGGGGAATCTTCCTTAACATGGGCTTCACAGAGGCCAGTGGAAACATTTTGGAATCTGCATTTTGGAACTTTGACTGCCTCTTCCAGCCTCAGGACCATGCAGCAAGGGAAATGCAGGACACCTTTTACGTTAAAAACCCTCAAAATGCAAAGTTACCATCAGATGAGCTTGTTCGAAGGGTTTCAAGGGTTCATGAAAATGGAGGAGACACAGGTTCTGAAGGATGGCAGTACCCATGGAACATCGATGTTGCAAGGCAATCAGTTCTACGTACACATACAACATGTGTATCCGCACGCTATTTAGCTGAAAACAAACCTCCACTCAAGATGTTTTCTATTGGAAGGGTCTTCAGAAGAGAAACCATAAACTACAAACACCTTCCTGAGTTCCATCAGGTTGAAGGAATTGTAGCAGGTGAAGATATAAACTTTAAAAACCTTTTAGGAATACTTAAAGAATTTTACCGTAAATTAGGTTTTAAAGTTAGATTTAGACCGGCATACTTCCCTTACACATACCTTTCTACAGAGTGTGAGATTTATTTACCTGAAAAGAAGAGTTGGATAGAGCTTGGAGGGTCTGGTATGTTCAGACCAGAGGTTTTAGAACCTTTAGGAATTGAAACACCTGCACTGGCATTTGGTCTTGGAATAGAAAGGTTAGCCATGATAAGATATGGAATCAGCGATATAAGAATGCTTTACAAGAGCGACATAGGCTGGCTTAGAAGACTGCCTGTTGTGCAGGGTGTGAAACTGGATTAA